ACGTCGCTGCCGAGGAGAGGGGAACAAAGTGGGACCCCcaggggctgggatggggcacAGGgtggcccccccagccccatctttGTcctgggaaagggagagagtgACGAGCGGGAGCCCCCATCCCAGCGGGGTGATGATTTAGGGGAGGTGCATTAAGGCACGGCCCAGCGCTTGTGGGGACCAGAGGGGTGTGTGGGGTGAAAGCAAGGCCCTCTGCCATGTTAACAGCAAAGTTATACATAAATAACCGAATAAATGGCTCCGTGGCCGTGGTCAGCGGGGCAAGAAGAGGGGAACGAGGTTGAGGCTGAAGGCTGTAGGATGCGGGGTGCGGAACGTGAGGCACAGGGGGCAGGATGGAGGCTGCGGGGTGCACGTTGTGGGCTGTGGGATGGAGCTCGTAGGGTAAAGGATATGGGAGAAGGGCTGACAGAGTGCGGATTTAGGCCCCCGCAGCCCAAAGAGAGGGGCTGAGGGCCGCGAGGAGCCCGGCCTGGCGGGCAGGGAGGGTGTGGGTTGGCGGCGGCCCCTCACCTGAACTGGGGGTTGTTGACCAGGGTGCGCAGAGCCGCAGTGAAGGTGGCCGCCTCGCCCTGCAGCCGCGCCGAGCAGGAGCGGGCCATGGGGGCAGGcggaggaggaaggcggcgagggagggaaggagggaaggagggagggacgGAGGGAGGCTGGCCGGCACGGGGAGGAGGCCGCCACAGCACGGCCCAGCGCCAGGGAAAGCTGGCAGGAGGGAGCCTGGTTTAGGGGGGCCGCGGGGTGAGCAAAGGGGGAACAGGGGGTGGTGAGAGGGGGAGCCCACCCTCAGCCCTGCGTCCTTTGGGTTTTAGGATAGCAGCGGGGTGAAAGCACTCCCTGCCTTGCCCGAACCCAGAAGTGACGTGAGGGGGGTGCTCATTCCCCTTCCTGCTAAGTCCCGGGGGTGAGGGACGCGGTGGGGTGCCCCCGGAGGGGCCCAGCTTTCCTCGCCAGCACCCCAGGGAGCGGGGTCCGGCTGCCAGCGTGCTTGGCAGCGCGAGCCGGCAGCAGGCTATAAATACCTCGGCGGCAGATAGGAACACAAAGGCCGGCCCCGCTTTCCCCAAATAGATCGCAGCACGGCCAGACAAAGGCGCATTGATGGGGCGGCCGCGATGTaccagctgggctgggctccggCAGCAGGGAGAAAACCCCGCTCGGGGTTGGGGTCCCGGCCAGACCTGCCCTGATTTGGGGCATCACAGCAGCAGGGACCCTCAGCACGTTGTGGGGCTCAAttccccagcaccaggctgtgctCCATGGGTGCTGCCCACCCTTGGGTACCCACCATCCCATAGGGAAAAGCATCGCAGGGGGATAGGTACCCAAAggatgtgattttttattttttttttgggggggtgcaAGCTGGGTTGCAagcttttccttcacttttgACACCCACAAAGCATTTTTTGGGGCTGCCAGGAGATGCTAAGGACATAGGGGACATGCCCGGAGCTGCTGTCCCCAAGCTGGCTGTggcccaggctgcagctggcacagctctcAGGGAACCGGGGGCAAAAGAGGACAacggggctgtgcagggaccgGGAAGCAAGGAGTTACGCAGCCGTGGATGGGGAGTTGCAGTGTCACGTAGCAACACTTCACACTCCAGGAGCTCCCCGAGCTTGGACCCAGGGGACCGAGGGGAAGAGGTCGGTGCTGGGCAGCCACGGGCATGGTGGCTGGAGCTGGGTCAcgcagggagcggggctgggggcatggGTGGGATGGGGTGCAGGGATATGGCACCGTGTCAGCCCCAGCTGGATTGGGGTCCCACAGCAGTTCTCAGAGCCACCTCTCCCCTCCAGCCTGCCCATATGGccgagcagccagccccagagctggcCCCGTCCACCCAGGTGATGGCCGTGGATGGCACCGAAGCCCCTCAGCCCCGGACCGCCCGCCGAGGCTCCaatcccacagccccagcacggaGCACGGAGGAGGGCAGAGCACCGCAGCTGCTGTCCCGCCGCAGCTCCATCCTCAGCACCCTCCCGGCACCCCTGGCCAGCCGCCGCAGCTcgctgggggcagccccggggggcaAGCGCCCCTCCATCGGCCCCTGGATGCTCCACAGCCGCGTGAGCTTCTCGGGGCTCCCCCTTTTCCAGCCCATCCCCGAGATCCGCCTGGAAAACACCTACAGGATGGGGCCGGACGAAGGCTGCGGGTTCAACGCGGGGCGGGTGCAGCGGGTGCTGGAGAGGGTCCTGgcgggggtcctggggggcacATCCTACAGCCCCCAGGGAGGTGCCTCGCTGGTGCACAGCCTGGCCGAgctgctgcggggccgggcGAAGGAGGTGGTGCCACCCCGCTACAAACTGGTGTGCTACGTGCTACTGGgccagcatggccagcagaGCCTGCTGGTGGCCAGCCGGGCACTCTGGGACCCCCAAAGTGACAGCTTCGCCTCGGCCACCTTCTCCAACGCCTCCCTCTTTGCTGTGGCCACGGTGCACGGGGTCTATTTTGAGTAGGGGCTGCCTCCCCCCAAGAGCCAGCCCTGTAGGGGGAGAGCAGGTGGAAATAAAGGGATTTGTGCCAGCCCTGGGTGGATGAGCTGTGGTGCATGTGGGGAGCCAAGGGGATGGCCCACGGTGCCCCTGGTTGATGCACATACTTTAGTGGCTTGCAAAAAGTCCCAAGCTGCAGGAAATCCAACccaaaaagctgcatttcccCCGAGGCCGGGAGCAGGCAGCAGTCGAGGGCCATACCCTGGAGGACACGGAGAAGTCCAGCCCCTTTCCCACAACCCAGGCTGCTCCCcggcagggcaggaggtgagggATCTTGTTCCAAGCGagcctgcagagcaggatgAAGCCCATTAATCCCTCCTCGTGGCTGGCTCCATGCCCAGCTCACATCCCGTGACACCAGGCAGCGCagggcaccccacagccctgtcCCTGGGGCAGGAGCCACAGTCCCTGcttcccccagcaccagccctggagcagctggggctgacAGCAGGGGATGGGGTTgaagggggaggagaggctgaggcagCTCCAGGGCTCTGCAGCTATCAGCAGGATGCAaatcctgctcctcctgccagccccaggggcaCAGGAGGTAAAAGATGAGGTCCTTACACCCATCCTGGCTCTGGTCCTTAGGGTCTGCATAAGGCACCCAGGTCCCCCACCAGCTCCCTCTCCTATTTCCTGAGCCCAAACATCAtcaggagcagccccagagcaggGATGAAGATGGGGATTGCTCTGCCCCACTCTGTGACCCCAACCCCAGCTCCAAACGCAGCAGAGACCGCTTGCCCTTAcacaaataaagttttattgAGGTAAGTCAGGGACAGGGGAGCTGCACGTGGACAGACcgagagaaaataaataattccataTAAATAAGATGCATAAATAGTCCCAACCTGGCAGAGACTGCCGCGAAACAAGAAACCTGCCCTAGGTCACAGCCACACAGGGGCTTTTCCAGGCAAAAAAGCCCACTGATCCCTTTCCCCTGCCCTCTACCAAACCTTGAGTTGTACCAGACAAGTCCCAATTCGGGAGCAGCTGGGGTCCAGCTCAGCCCCCCCTTAGTGTAGCAGATGTGGAGAGGCACGAGCCACCCCACACAGCGCCCCACACCCCTGTCCATCCCCTGGGGGGGGTCTTCTCCACCCCACAGCACCAAGCCTCGAGCTCACGGCCATGCAGAGGGGGAAAAGGCAGCGATTGCCCACAGCCAGGGAGCAGCACGGGTGTGCAGACCTGCTGCCGTGATCACAGCCACGTGTGTTCAGCGGGTGGCCGCTGAGGTCCGGAGTCCAGCTGAGCACCACAACGCGCCCCCCGTCCCACggg
The sequence above is drawn from the Anas acuta chromosome 8, bAnaAcu1.1, whole genome shotgun sequence genome and encodes:
- the DYNLT4 gene encoding dynein light chain Tctex-type 4 isoform X1, whose protein sequence is MPGAAVPKLAVAQAAAGTALREPGAKEDNGAVQGPGSKELRSRGWGVAVSRSNTSHSRSSPSLDPGDRGEEPAHMAEQPAPELAPSTQVMAVDGTEAPQPRTARRGSNPTAPARSTEEGRAPQLLSRRSSILSTLPAPLASRRSSLGAAPGGKRPSIGPWMLHSRVSFSGLPLFQPIPEIRLENTYRMGPDEGCGFNAGRVQRVLERVLAGVLGGTSYSPQGGASLVHSLAELLRGRAKEVVPPRYKLVCYVLLGQHGQQSLLVASRALWDPQSDSFASATFSNASLFAVATVHGVYFE
- the DYNLT4 gene encoding dynein light chain Tctex-type 4 isoform X2, whose protein sequence is MAEQPAPELAPSTQVMAVDGTEAPQPRTARRGSNPTAPARSTEEGRAPQLLSRRSSILSTLPAPLASRRSSLGAAPGGKRPSIGPWMLHSRVSFSGLPLFQPIPEIRLENTYRMGPDEGCGFNAGRVQRVLERVLAGVLGGTSYSPQGGASLVHSLAELLRGRAKEVVPPRYKLVCYVLLGQHGQQSLLVASRALWDPQSDSFASATFSNASLFAVATVHGVYFE